The proteins below are encoded in one region of Tessaracoccus aquimaris:
- a CDS encoding glutamine synthetase family protein: MEERGIRFVRLWFTDVLGSLKSVAIAPAEVEGAIAEGVGFDGSAIEGFARVYESDMVAAPDPSTYQVLPWRQAGRSTARMFCDIKLPDGSPSYADPRFVLKRAMQKASDMGFAYYIHPEIEFFLLRNLLPPEPLDDGGYFDHTTLGDGTDFRRDAITMLEQMGISVEFSHHEAAPGQHEIDLRYADALTMADNVMTFRVVIREVAVSQGVHATFMPKPFSEYAGSGMHTHMSLFEGDTNAFYDASDQYNLSKTAKHFIAGLLRHAPEITAVTNQWVNSYKRLVTGSEAPQFACWGRADRSALVRIPQFTPGKTSSARIEYRAVDSAVNPYLAYAVMLNAGLKGVEEEYPLPPETEEEAWRLNERERKALGIRELPHNLDEAVRLMEESELVAETLGEHVYEYFLRNKREEFAAYRRQVTPWELERHIRIM, encoded by the coding sequence ATGGAGGAGCGCGGCATCCGCTTCGTGAGGCTCTGGTTCACCGACGTGCTGGGGTCGCTGAAGTCGGTGGCCATCGCCCCCGCGGAGGTGGAGGGCGCGATCGCCGAGGGCGTCGGCTTCGACGGCTCAGCGATCGAAGGCTTCGCGCGCGTGTACGAGTCCGACATGGTCGCGGCACCCGACCCGTCGACGTACCAGGTGTTGCCCTGGCGTCAGGCGGGCCGCTCGACAGCCCGGATGTTCTGCGACATCAAACTGCCCGACGGGTCGCCCAGCTACGCCGATCCGCGCTTCGTGCTGAAGCGCGCGATGCAGAAGGCGAGCGACATGGGATTCGCGTACTACATCCATCCCGAGATCGAGTTCTTCCTGCTGCGGAACCTGCTGCCGCCGGAGCCCCTCGACGACGGCGGCTACTTCGACCACACCACGCTGGGCGACGGCACAGACTTCCGCCGCGACGCCATCACGATGCTGGAGCAGATGGGGATCTCGGTCGAGTTCAGCCACCACGAGGCCGCGCCCGGCCAGCACGAGATCGACCTGCGCTACGCCGACGCGCTCACGATGGCCGACAACGTCATGACGTTCCGCGTCGTGATCCGCGAGGTGGCAGTCAGCCAGGGCGTGCACGCGACGTTCATGCCCAAGCCGTTCTCCGAGTACGCAGGCAGCGGCATGCACACCCACATGTCGCTGTTCGAGGGCGACACGAACGCCTTCTACGACGCGAGCGACCAGTACAACCTGTCGAAGACGGCCAAGCACTTCATCGCGGGCCTGCTGCGGCACGCGCCGGAGATCACCGCCGTCACGAACCAGTGGGTCAACTCGTACAAGCGCCTGGTCACCGGCTCCGAGGCCCCGCAGTTCGCCTGTTGGGGAAGGGCCGACCGCTCCGCGCTGGTGCGGATCCCGCAGTTCACGCCAGGCAAGACGTCGTCGGCGCGCATCGAGTACCGCGCCGTCGACTCGGCGGTGAACCCCTACCTCGCCTACGCCGTGATGCTCAACGCGGGCCTCAAGGGCGTCGAGGAGGAGTACCCGCTTCCCCCGGAGACCGAGGAGGAGGCGTGGCGGCTGAACGAGCGCGAACGCAAGGCGCTCGGCATCCGCGAACTGCCGCACAACCTGGACGAGGCCGTCAGGTTGATGGAGGAGTCGGAACTGGTCGCCGAGACGCTCGGGGAGCACGTCTACGAGTACTTCCTGCGCAACAAGCGCGAGGAGTTCGCCGCCTACCGCCGCCAGGTCACCCCGTGGGAGTTGGAGCGCCACATCCGCATCATGTGA
- a CDS encoding DUF2510 domain-containing protein, producing MAQPGWYADPTAPDGRRYWDGQRWLEPTPEPKGSGTWLWLAIALVVVASIVAGMILWPRDGLSFGATPEDTRSARPTGKQWDEREPTDTPTPTPIESGFGEPITCPYSDSSPRSEVRSGRLSGGGLSVEAPRGEWIESSAYISWMYEDNSMIRSIAPGWISNVNLGYIKVSDGFSSSLSQASEEFMSCMASSGMFASFERRDVLRSEDYNVDGRIGWRSTSNIYVANQRHQGIEGDTVDLVLVPTDDKDKIAVYVTCATIDKQDNQEEVRKMLETLRWDG from the coding sequence ATGGCACAGCCGGGTTGGTACGCAGACCCCACGGCGCCCGACGGTCGGCGCTACTGGGACGGTCAGCGCTGGCTCGAGCCGACCCCCGAACCCAAGGGGTCGGGCACCTGGCTGTGGCTGGCGATCGCCCTGGTGGTCGTGGCGAGCATCGTGGCGGGCATGATCCTGTGGCCGCGGGACGGGCTGAGCTTCGGCGCCACCCCGGAGGACACCCGCAGCGCACGGCCGACGGGTAAGCAGTGGGACGAACGGGAGCCGACGGACACGCCGACCCCCACCCCCATCGAGTCGGGCTTCGGCGAGCCGATCACCTGCCCCTATTCCGATAGCTCCCCGCGCAGCGAGGTGCGCAGCGGCCGGCTCTCCGGCGGCGGGCTGTCCGTCGAGGCGCCCCGGGGCGAGTGGATCGAGTCGTCGGCCTACATCTCCTGGATGTACGAGGACAACTCGATGATCCGCTCCATCGCGCCGGGCTGGATCAGCAACGTCAACCTCGGCTACATCAAGGTCTCGGACGGCTTCTCCTCGTCGCTGTCGCAGGCCTCCGAGGAGTTCATGAGCTGCATGGCCTCCTCCGGCATGTTCGCCAGCTTTGAGCGCCGCGACGTGCTGCGCAGCGAGGACTACAACGTCGACGGCAGGATCGGCTGGCGCTCGACGTCGAACATCTACGTCGCGAACCAGCGCCACCAGGGCATCGAGGGCGACACCGTCGACCTGGTGCTGGTGCCGACCGACGACAAGGACAAGATCGCCGTCTACGTGACCTGCGCCACGATCGACAAGCAGGACAACCAGGAGGAGGTCCGCAAGATGCTGGAGACCCTCCGCTGGGACGGCTGA